TATAGGCTTGATAGTATATAAATTGAACATGTAGGATTGATACCCTCCATTACTATATGTTATGATTCATGTTAAAATTCGACTCACCCCTTCGGCCAGGATGCCTGAATATAAGAGCAGAGGTTCTTCAGGAGCTGATATTTTTGCATCTCTCAAATCCCCTATTAGCATAGCTCCAGGCAAGATTGCTCTAATCCCAACCGGTATATATATTGAACTTCCAGAAGGCTATGAGGCGCAGGTTCGACCGAGGAGTGGTCTGGCGTTGAAGCATGGCATAACTCTATTGAATACACCTGGGACAATCGATTCTGATTATAGGGGTGAAGTAAAATTAATTATTGCTAATTTTGGCAAAACTTTTTTCGTTGTGGAGGATGGCATGAGAATCGCGCAGATGGTCTTTTCGCGATTTTATAGAGGAAATTTTATTGAGGTAGACCAAATCAGCATAACAGAAAGGGATGAAGGAGGATTCGGACACACTGGAATATGAAACAAGGGAATAATAAGAGCATAAGGATAATCCCTCTCGGTGGTTTGGGGGCTATTGGTAATAACATGACAGTTTTTGAGTATATGGATGATATACTCATTGTGGATGCAGGGATAATGTTTTCAAGGGATGATATTCCTGGTATCGATTTTTTAATACCTGATTTTTCATATGTAAAAGAAAATAGGCATAGGGTTAAAGGAATAGTTATAACCCATGGACATGAGGATCATATTGGGGCAATTCCATTTTTGCTACAGGAGATTTGTGTTCCAATATATGCTACAAAGCTTACACTTGGCCTTGTCATGAGCAGATTGGAGGAGAGACCCCCTAAGGATGAGCCTACACTTATTGAAATTTCTCCACGCGACCGTATCAGTATTGGCAACTTCTTAATAGAGTTTATCAGGGTAAATCATTCCATAGCAGATTGTGTGGGATTGGCAATTGAGACGGACATTGGAGTAATAATCCATTCGGGGGATTTCAAGATAGACTATTCCCCAGTGGACGGATTGGTCACAGATATTTATCAATTTGCAAAATATGGTGAGAAGGGTGTGTCGCTTCTTTTATCTGATAGCACTAATTCAGAGAGAAGAGGACATACGAGTTCTGAGAGTATTCTAAGTGAAAAACTGATTGATATATTTTCACTCTCAAAGGGAAGAATATTTGTAGCCTCCTTTGCTTCTAATATACATCGAATACAACAGGTATTGAATGCTGCCTATAGGTATAATCGAAAGGTTATCCTTTCAGGAATATCTATGCAGAAGAACATTGAAATCGCCTATAAACTTGGGTATTTATCATATAAAGAGGGTTTAATTATAGACATTAAGGAGGCATACAGCCTTCCAGGTAAAAAACTTGTAGTGTTATGCACCGGAACCCAGGGCGAGCCTATGTCTGCTCTCAGCAAGATGTCAAATGGGAATCATAAACATTTTCGCATAGGTGAGGGTGACACTGTAGTAATCTCTGCTTCAGTAATACCCGGTAATGAGATGATGGTCAATGATGTGATAAATTCTATACTCAGGATGGGAGCGGATGTATATTATGAGCCTGGAGAGGATATACATGTTTCTGGACATGCATTTGA
The sequence above is drawn from the Spirochaetota bacterium genome and encodes:
- the dut gene encoding dUTP diphosphatase, whose translation is MIHVKIRLTPSARMPEYKSRGSSGADIFASLKSPISIAPGKIALIPTGIYIELPEGYEAQVRPRSGLALKHGITLLNTPGTIDSDYRGEVKLIIANFGKTFFVVEDGMRIAQMVFSRFYRGNFIEVDQISITERDEGGFGHTGI
- a CDS encoding ribonuclease J; translated protein: MKQGNNKSIRIIPLGGLGAIGNNMTVFEYMDDILIVDAGIMFSRDDIPGIDFLIPDFSYVKENRHRVKGIVITHGHEDHIGAIPFLLQEICVPIYATKLTLGLVMSRLEERPPKDEPTLIEISPRDRISIGNFLIEFIRVNHSIADCVGLAIETDIGVIIHSGDFKIDYSPVDGLVTDIYQFAKYGEKGVSLLLSDSTNSERRGHTSSESILSEKLIDIFSLSKGRIFVASFASNIHRIQQVLNAAYRYNRKVILSGISMQKNIEIAYKLGYLSYKEGLIIDIKEAYSLPGKKLVVLCTGTQGEPMSALSKMSNGNHKHFRIGEGDTVVISASVIPGNEMMVNDVINSILRMGADVYYEPGEDIHVSGHAFEEELKLMISLTKPEYIMPIHGEYRHLKAYAKIAESLKIKPSKIIIAENGHILELSGKGLKKVGELDLRRIYVDGTETGDIESGIIKDRQVMARDGVIFITVLLSHNKLKMDPMVVAKGFSGYNKQDILEIIGMCVKEELEILLYEGVEVDKMPCLMKNSVINQVFRLTSRSPLVELRIIEDEHSEGI